Proteins co-encoded in one Kribbella solani genomic window:
- a CDS encoding ABC transporter transmembrane domain-containing protein, producing MVSDASPRKWSMRAWLDRTAETWSPPTPRDLAGPLRYLYWLTKSQARRVCLGAFLGTSWMVGLTIPPWVLSRAVDQGLVHRDTSALIGWALLLLAIGVLNALLGISRHRTMTKIRMDASFRSVRATVWHTSRLGASLARRVSAGEVVTVGMSDVQIVAQALTVTGPGVGAAVAYVVIAVVLFTISPLLAVMVLVGVPLLAIAVGPFLQRIERTGGTYRVHQGQLTTRLVDVLGGLRLLNGLGGKKLVAERYEQQSQALVGHGYRVAGPTSWVGALSTGLPALFLAAVVWLSARMAASGAITIGDVVAVYGYVAVLVLPVVFFIEAGGQIARARVAGRRIIGLLNLPVAHRPSDPLPIPVGCGPLADPLSGVTVRPGLLTALVAARTADAITVIERLGRLEPSPHTTAGAAPRGAVGCGEGSSWGGVPLAVTDRGELRGRLVVADNDAELFAGSVRDIVAGRLKPDDHRIHAALRGAVAEDIVEALPAGLDTQLAAGGSDLSGGQRQRIRLARAVYASPDVLLAIDPTSAVDANTEAAMIDRLRAARHGTTTVITTTSPLVLDRADEVIVLLDGQVSSVGTHADLLHSDTHYRDLVSRAQDDQ from the coding sequence ATGGTCAGCGACGCATCCCCACGCAAGTGGTCGATGCGCGCCTGGCTGGACCGAACCGCCGAGACCTGGAGCCCACCCACTCCACGTGATCTGGCCGGCCCACTTCGCTATCTCTACTGGCTGACCAAGTCCCAAGCCCGCCGCGTCTGTCTCGGCGCGTTCCTGGGTACGTCGTGGATGGTCGGCCTCACCATCCCACCATGGGTGCTCTCTCGCGCCGTCGATCAAGGCCTGGTCCACCGCGACACCTCGGCCCTCATCGGCTGGGCGCTGCTCCTCCTCGCGATCGGCGTACTGAATGCCCTCCTCGGTATCAGCCGGCACCGCACCATGACGAAGATCCGGATGGACGCGTCGTTCCGCTCGGTCCGCGCGACGGTTTGGCACACGTCCCGGCTGGGCGCGTCGCTGGCGCGCCGGGTCAGCGCCGGCGAGGTCGTGACCGTCGGCATGTCGGACGTACAGATCGTCGCGCAGGCGCTCACAGTGACCGGTCCGGGCGTCGGTGCGGCTGTCGCGTACGTCGTCATCGCCGTCGTGCTCTTCACGATCTCACCGCTGCTCGCCGTAATGGTCCTGGTCGGCGTACCTTTGCTGGCGATCGCGGTCGGTCCATTCCTGCAGCGCATCGAGCGGACGGGCGGCACGTATCGCGTCCACCAAGGTCAGCTGACGACGCGGCTGGTCGATGTACTTGGCGGCCTTCGCCTACTCAACGGTCTTGGCGGGAAGAAGCTCGTCGCCGAACGGTACGAGCAGCAATCGCAGGCGCTGGTCGGGCATGGGTATCGAGTCGCGGGGCCGACCAGTTGGGTCGGGGCGTTGTCGACCGGGTTGCCGGCGTTGTTTCTGGCCGCGGTGGTGTGGTTGTCGGCGCGGATGGCGGCGAGTGGCGCGATCACGATCGGCGATGTTGTCGCCGTGTACGGGTATGTCGCGGTGCTGGTCCTGCCAGTCGTGTTCTTCATCGAGGCGGGCGGTCAGATCGCGCGAGCCCGGGTCGCCGGGCGCCGCATCATCGGCTTGCTCAATCTTCCGGTCGCGCACCGACCGAGTGATCCGCTACCGATCCCGGTCGGCTGCGGTCCGTTGGCTGACCCGCTCTCCGGGGTGACCGTCCGCCCAGGCTTGCTGACCGCTCTGGTCGCGGCGCGTACGGCGGACGCAATCACAGTGATCGAACGCCTCGGCCGACTCGAACCGTCCCCGCACACAACGGCGGGTGCTGCACCGCGAGGGGCGGTGGGTTGTGGGGAGGGTTCGAGTTGGGGCGGTGTGCCGCTTGCGGTGACTGATCGTGGTGAGCTCAGGGGGCGACTGGTTGTCGCTGACAACGATGCCGAGCTGTTCGCCGGCTCGGTCCGTGACATCGTCGCCGGGCGCCTCAAGCCCGACGATCACCGGATTCACGCTGCCCTCCGCGGCGCCGTCGCCGAGGACATCGTCGAGGCACTGCCCGCCGGACTGGATACTCAGCTCGCCGCGGGCGGGAGCGACCTGTCTGGTGGCCAACGGCAACGGATCCGCCTCGCCCGCGCCGTGTATGCCTCCCCCGACGTTCTTCTCGCGATCGACCCAACCTCCGCCGTCGACGCGAACACCGAAGCCGCCATGATCGACCGACTCCGCGCGGCCAGGCACGGCACGACCACCGTGATCACGACCACCTCACCGCTCGTACTGGACCGTGCCGACGAGGTCATCGTCCTGCTCGACGGACAGGTGTCGTCAGTCGGCACCCACGCAGACCTCCTGCACAGCGACACCCACTACCGCGACCTCGTCTCGCGCGCCCAGGACGACCAATGA
- a CDS encoding GNAT family N-acetyltransferase — MDSYPLFKVRVSTPVLSLHAATDELLDRLSGVVRAGKMHAEPSPYDDPISFYEPDPDLRVAKWLRSMWRGRGTVEAEKWRLYFVVMVDGEPIGMQDVWGVEFATFGTVTSFSWLSSDHRGRGYGQEMRTAMLHLAFEGLGAKEATSDAFVDNQGSNAISRNLGYEPNGADWATRQGEPVLLNRWRLTRSTWEKHRRDDIQLHNIEACHAFLPLI, encoded by the coding sequence ATGGACAGCTATCCATTGTTCAAAGTGCGGGTCAGTACGCCGGTGCTGTCGTTGCATGCGGCGACCGACGAGTTGCTGGATCGGCTGTCCGGCGTGGTGCGGGCCGGCAAGATGCACGCGGAACCCTCGCCGTACGACGACCCGATCTCGTTCTACGAGCCCGATCCTGATCTTCGGGTCGCGAAGTGGTTGCGGTCGATGTGGCGCGGGCGCGGCACGGTCGAGGCCGAGAAATGGCGGCTGTACTTCGTCGTGATGGTCGACGGCGAACCGATCGGCATGCAGGACGTCTGGGGAGTCGAATTCGCCACCTTCGGTACGGTCACGTCCTTCTCGTGGCTGTCCTCAGATCATCGCGGTCGTGGGTACGGGCAGGAGATGCGTACGGCGATGCTGCACCTCGCGTTCGAAGGTCTCGGCGCGAAGGAAGCCACCAGCGACGCCTTCGTGGACAACCAGGGCTCGAACGCGATCTCACGCAACCTCGGCTACGAACCCAACGGCGCCGACTGGGCCACCCGGCAAGGCGAACCGGTCCTGCTGAACCGCTGGCGCCTGACCAGATCCACGTGGGAGAAGCACCGCCGAGACGACATTCAACTCCACAACATTGAAGCCTGCCACGCCTTCCTCCCGCTGATCTGA
- a CDS encoding GNAT family N-acetyltransferase, producing MPEIVVPLTIRPLTHDDLPAMAWYGPPTALAAVAEAIDRAHRGEVDYLAVCPPSGRPVAVGGADYTKPPGAATIWQLSVLESLQSCGIGTLLIHALEDRIRARGLRWAELGVDINAARPQVLYERLGYTVSGSETASWNQESADGTVSLYETQVTLLRKDLQAVPEAPGES from the coding sequence ATGCCTGAGATCGTGGTGCCGTTGACGATCCGCCCGCTGACCCACGACGACCTGCCGGCGATGGCCTGGTACGGCCCGCCAACTGCCCTCGCGGCCGTGGCCGAGGCGATCGATCGCGCTCACCGCGGCGAGGTCGACTACCTGGCAGTCTGCCCACCTTCCGGCCGGCCGGTCGCCGTCGGAGGCGCCGACTACACGAAGCCGCCTGGTGCCGCGACGATCTGGCAGCTGTCGGTCCTGGAATCGCTCCAGTCCTGCGGGATCGGCACGCTGCTGATTCACGCCTTGGAAGACCGAATCCGCGCCCGCGGGCTCCGCTGGGCCGAGCTCGGCGTCGACATCAACGCTGCCCGGCCGCAGGTCCTGTACGAACGTCTGGGCTACACCGTCAGCGGGTCCGAAACGGCGTCCTGGAACCAGGAATCCGCGGACGGAACCGTCAGTTTGTACGAAACTCAGGTCACGCTACTGCGCAAAGATCTCCAGGCCGTACCCGAGGCGCCGGGGGAGTCGTGA
- a CDS encoding RidA family protein, whose protein sequence is MTVELLNPSDLPTPTMYSHVAIATGTKLVFIAGQEPEDLQGNLVGPGDLAVQARLTFANLGRALAAAGARPDQVTRLGIYLVGYVREHQPIVQEARYEVFGDHKPVDVMIGVAALARPEQLIEVEATAVI, encoded by the coding sequence ATGACCGTCGAGTTGCTGAATCCGAGTGATCTGCCGACGCCCACGATGTACAGCCACGTGGCGATCGCGACCGGTACCAAGCTGGTGTTCATCGCCGGGCAGGAGCCCGAGGATCTGCAGGGCAACCTGGTCGGCCCGGGCGATCTCGCGGTCCAAGCACGGTTGACGTTCGCGAACCTGGGTCGCGCGCTGGCCGCCGCGGGCGCCCGGCCCGACCAGGTCACCCGGCTCGGGATCTACCTCGTCGGGTACGTCCGCGAACATCAGCCGATCGTCCAGGAAGCCCGCTACGAAGTGTTCGGCGACCACAAGCCGGTCGACGTGATGATCGGCGTAGCCGCCCTCGCCCGCCCCGAGCAGCTGATCGAGGTGGAGGCCACCGCAGTCATCTGA
- a CDS encoding DinB family protein, with protein sequence MPSEYVASDQFRGARIQTSDLAGLEVRDCEVSGLKVVDCYGSDVYVGGAFERVVVNDVDVTAYVEAELDRQAPTRVLARNAVSVDDYRAAWDAIETMWQATFDRARLLPEPKVYEQVDGEWSFVETQRHLLLASDAWLGNAVLEEDAPYHPLGFPYGGMPREDSDKLGLTLDATPTLDEVLAPRSARMATMRRVVDGLTEAELDRVCGRKPAEPYPDQEYVVRRCLKVVLKEEAEHHRYAVRDLAVLEART encoded by the coding sequence GTGCCTTCAGAATATGTAGCGAGTGACCAGTTCCGTGGTGCGCGGATCCAGACGTCCGACCTTGCCGGGTTAGAGGTTCGCGATTGTGAGGTCAGTGGGCTGAAGGTCGTCGACTGCTACGGGAGCGATGTGTACGTCGGTGGCGCCTTTGAGCGGGTTGTCGTCAACGACGTCGACGTGACCGCGTACGTGGAGGCTGAGCTCGACCGGCAGGCCCCGACGCGCGTACTGGCGCGTAATGCCGTGAGCGTCGATGACTACCGGGCTGCTTGGGACGCCATCGAGACGATGTGGCAGGCGACGTTTGACCGGGCCAGGCTGCTGCCTGAGCCCAAGGTGTACGAGCAGGTCGACGGCGAGTGGTCGTTCGTCGAGACGCAACGGCACTTGCTGCTGGCCAGCGACGCCTGGCTCGGCAACGCGGTGCTGGAGGAGGACGCTCCGTACCATCCGCTGGGTTTCCCGTACGGCGGGATGCCGCGCGAGGACTCGGACAAACTCGGGCTCACCCTCGACGCGACGCCGACGTTGGACGAGGTACTCGCGCCACGGTCGGCCCGGATGGCCACGATGCGGCGTGTCGTCGACGGGCTCACCGAGGCGGAGCTCGATCGGGTCTGCGGCCGCAAACCGGCGGAGCCGTATCCGGATCAGGAGTACGTTGTGCGCCGCTGCCTGAAGGTGGTGCTGAAGGAAGAGGCCGAGCACCACCGGTACGCGGTCCGCGACCTCGCCGTACTCGAGGCCCGCACCTGA
- a CDS encoding dihydrofolate reductase family protein gives MRKLTFAMNVSLDGYVAAPGGDLGWSVPSDELFQFWSDRVGATGLALYGRKLWETMSSHWPTADRQPGATPAEVEYAQRWRSMPKVVFSSTTSAVDWNTRLTTGDAISEINRLKAEEGGPMDIGGATLAATAMRAGLIDEYVLATVPVLVGGGTPFFTTLDNWVNLNLVETRTFPGGVLLTRYETKR, from the coding sequence GTGCGGAAACTGACCTTCGCCATGAACGTGAGCCTGGACGGCTACGTCGCCGCGCCAGGCGGCGACCTCGGCTGGAGCGTGCCGAGCGACGAACTGTTCCAGTTTTGGTCCGACCGGGTCGGCGCGACCGGCCTGGCGCTGTACGGGCGGAAACTGTGGGAGACGATGAGCTCCCACTGGCCGACCGCCGACCGGCAACCTGGCGCCACGCCGGCGGAGGTCGAGTACGCCCAACGCTGGCGATCCATGCCGAAGGTGGTGTTCTCCTCGACGACCAGCGCCGTCGACTGGAACACCCGCCTGACCACCGGTGACGCGATCAGCGAGATCAACCGCCTCAAAGCCGAGGAGGGCGGCCCGATGGACATCGGTGGCGCCACCCTCGCCGCGACCGCGATGCGCGCCGGCCTGATCGACGAGTACGTACTGGCCACCGTGCCGGTCCTCGTCGGCGGCGGCACCCCGTTCTTCACGACCCTGGACAACTGGGTGAACCTGAACCTCGTCGAGACCCGAACGTTCCCCGGCGGCGTCCTCCTAACCAGATACGAAACCAAACGCTGA
- a CDS encoding class I tRNA ligase family protein, which translates to MNPYYITTAIPYVNAAPHLGHALEFVQADVLARHQRLRGRPVRFLSGTDDHALKNVLAARNAGTPVAAFVDRAADRFQALQGLLDLSCDDYIRTSSDPRHRPGVEYLWQRCADAGDFYQHTYTGLYCVGCEQFYEPDALIGGVCPEHGTELERVTETNWFFRLTRYRDQIKHAITTGALTINPPQKRNEVLALLDRGLQDFSVSRPAARAGGWGIPVPHDPSQVIYVWWDALTNYITALGVDQPGEDFQYWWAGAGERVHVIGKGITRFHAVYWIGLLLSAGLPLPTTIHVHDYVNVGGAKLSKSTGNVVDPVGLVDAYGTDAVRWWITREVPLLGDTEFTAARLIQAYNTDLANGLGNLANRTVTLLHKYYGGRLHLDDLPVIGPTWDSADLDGACAALPSSIDAALSTADFRSGTAHLVAAVNLANQLLNAAEPWKVLRNHQHLIHQHLIHRLLSRVAQACRTIATELTPFCPAGAARLSTQLGDGERVAPPNPIFARLT; encoded by the coding sequence GTGAACCCGTACTACATCACCACCGCTATCCCGTACGTGAACGCGGCGCCGCATCTTGGTCATGCGCTCGAGTTTGTGCAGGCGGACGTGCTTGCTCGCCATCAACGGCTTCGCGGGCGGCCGGTCCGATTCCTGTCGGGTACTGATGATCACGCGCTGAAGAACGTCCTCGCCGCCCGGAACGCCGGTACGCCGGTCGCCGCTTTCGTCGATCGTGCTGCCGACCGCTTCCAGGCGCTTCAGGGGCTGCTCGATCTGAGTTGCGACGACTACATCCGTACCTCATCGGACCCGCGACATCGCCCCGGCGTCGAGTACTTGTGGCAGCGCTGCGCCGACGCCGGCGACTTCTACCAGCACACCTACACGGGCCTGTACTGCGTCGGGTGCGAGCAGTTCTACGAGCCGGACGCATTGATCGGTGGCGTCTGCCCGGAACACGGTACCGAGCTGGAGCGAGTGACTGAGACGAACTGGTTCTTCCGCCTCACCCGCTATCGCGATCAGATCAAGCACGCGATCACCACCGGAGCTCTGACGATCAACCCGCCGCAGAAGCGCAACGAGGTCCTCGCGCTCCTCGACAGGGGGCTGCAGGACTTCAGCGTCTCCCGCCCAGCTGCCCGCGCGGGTGGTTGGGGCATCCCTGTCCCCCACGACCCCAGTCAGGTGATCTACGTCTGGTGGGATGCCCTCACCAACTACATCACCGCACTCGGCGTCGACCAGCCTGGCGAGGACTTCCAGTACTGGTGGGCGGGCGCCGGCGAACGCGTGCACGTGATCGGCAAGGGCATCACCCGGTTCCACGCCGTGTACTGGATCGGGCTGCTGCTCTCGGCCGGACTGCCGCTCCCGACCACCATCCACGTACACGACTACGTCAATGTGGGCGGCGCCAAGCTGTCCAAGAGCACCGGCAACGTCGTCGATCCCGTCGGCCTGGTCGACGCCTACGGCACGGATGCCGTCCGTTGGTGGATCACCCGCGAAGTGCCGCTCCTCGGCGACACCGAGTTCACTGCCGCGCGCCTGATCCAGGCGTACAACACTGACCTTGCCAACGGACTCGGCAACCTCGCCAATCGCACCGTGACTCTGTTGCACAAGTACTACGGGGGCCGGCTGCACCTCGACGACCTACCCGTGATCGGGCCGACCTGGGACAGCGCCGATCTGGATGGTGCCTGCGCCGCGCTGCCGTCGAGCATCGATGCGGCACTCAGCACCGCGGACTTCCGGTCGGGAACCGCGCACTTGGTTGCCGCTGTCAACCTTGCCAATCAGCTACTGAACGCGGCGGAGCCCTGGAAGGTGCTCAGGAACCACCAGCACCTCATCCACCAGCACCTCATCCACCGGCTCCTCAGCCGCGTCGCGCAGGCCTGCCGCACGATCGCCACGGAGTTGACACCGTTCTGCCCAGCCGGCGCCGCGCGGCTCTCGACACAGCTAGGCGACGGCGAACGTGTCGCGCCTCCCAACCCAATCTTCGCCCGCCTCACCTAA